A single genomic interval of Odontesthes bonariensis isolate fOdoBon6 chromosome 3, fOdoBon6.hap1, whole genome shotgun sequence harbors:
- the vamp3 gene encoding vesicle-associated membrane protein 3, translating to MSSQGPEGSGAPSGNRRLQQTQAQVDEVVDIMRVNVDKVLERDQKLSELDDRADALQAGASQFETSAAKLKRKFWWKNCKMWAILIAVIVIIIAIIIIWSCS from the exons GTCATCCCAGGGTCCAGAAGGTTCTGGCGCGCCGTCAGGCAACCGTCGTCTGCAGCAGACACAGGCCCAGGTGGATGAG GTTGTGGACATCATGCGCGTTAATGTGGACAAAGTGCTGGAGCGTGATCAGAAACTGTCTGAACTGGATGACAGAGCAGACGCACTGCAGGCTGGAGCCTCCCAGTTCGAGACCAGTGCCGCCAAGCTGAAAAGGAAGTTCTGGTGGAAGAACTGTAAG ATGTGGGCCATACTGATAGCAGTTATAGTGATCATCATTGCCATCATTATCA TTTGGAGCTGCTCGTAA
- the per3 gene encoding LOW QUALITY PROTEIN: period circadian protein homolog 3 (The sequence of the model RefSeq protein was modified relative to this genomic sequence to represent the inferred CDS: inserted 1 base in 1 codon) yields the protein MGKIQHCCHPQQKVKGKRGCCQGTRXGHEQSGCLGGEESGTSGGEVGQDDEEMTSGSPDLSSSANHSPGSIIESTSTSTKSSERVDGGRGQTHRELIVTVAEMKKRLPSDKRSRSKASTVEALHYALNCVKQVQANSEYYKLLMRNGQDERRDATVCTLEELERVTSEHTLKNTDSFVVVFSLSSGRVLYASDQAPSIMSCKRRFLESAKFVELLFHQDVTVFYSHTAQPHLPPWSNSHKAGVLFDSAQVKSFFCRIRGGKDREGEMRYNPFRVTPYMLRVQGTGSSGEDEEPCCLALAERIISGYEAPRIPMEKRIFTTTHSPGCVFLEVDDRAVPLLGYLPQDLIGTSLLTCIHPEDRPLMLSMHRKVLKYAGQSPFEHSPVRLRCQNGDYITLDTSWSSFINPWSRKVAFIIGRHKVRTSPLNEDVFAAWTREDFPVTHEEIKDLQAKIYKLFLQPVHNNGSSGYGSLGSNGSHEHYISIASSSDSNGNLWEDSHREPMTLQQICADVNRAQCWGQQPHQDSSRVTTSHGKRTTAPLPPSAAKPEVKENQESRKQTHIPSYQQINCVDNIFRYLEGCAGPALKRKSESRSLATSSSSSSTSEDDKPAGATDAGPASSNVIVLDSEVSVGPRAAAVVGAPLTDITMSTMAMSVVSVTSQCSYSSTIVHVPQPESEATALEDTPMGSEPADAATTPVRPAPSPTTEERRFLGLTKEVLSAHTQKEEQQYVDRFRHCILQSPYSSYLQLDNSSMDHSHQPGDYPRQLNTKGWNRSRRGKPRCKRPKPPGSSDSYASPAAPPCRVPNSSWPSSESSQPQMRASLSQTSPLQVSFLPVTGKPGMEQPPRPQQTLGATPMMLQPPDQLNYSFNIMQSGQSQPGMQPLQMEPIQNLQNIQNFHNLQPVASTQSFNPYVAPVMAVVLPNYPTFTPGFPSIYPPAVPSIVPQAPINMTGYAPGSASFPQPQYQAQPGPHIQTSPGLLLCSPRASSSVGDEEEAAEPRALFSSSRSSSPLQLNLLQEELPKPSERQSSTGHNHAESLHEQHTNEVDAPCDSGNHDAQSTSSELLDLLLQEDARSGTGSNASGSGSGESGGSLGSGSGSNGTSTSHTGSSNSSKYFASNDSSDTSRKARKSQEAQEQHPHSFDARVENSLWSIIQHTPEHVMMTYQVRTRDQSEVLAEDREKLRALQPHQPWFSQEQRQELAVVHPWIRRHTVPREIDTQGCVSCNSSAGVAQSPHPPAPDSSSPVESPQLDSTGSLAGT from the exons ATGGGGAAGATCCAGCATTGCTGTCACCCACAACAGAAGGTGAAGGGGAAGAGGGGGTGTTGTCAGGGCACCA ATGGACACGAGCAGTCCGGGTGTCTCGGGGGAGAAGAGAGCGGAACTTCAGGAGGAGAAGTGGGGCAAGACGATGAGGAGATGACCAGCGGTTCTCCTGATCTTTCTTCCTCTGCTAATCATAGCCCTGGGAGCATCATAGAATCCACCTCAACTTCTACCAAGAG CAGTGAACGTGTAGATGGTGGCAGAGGGCAGACCCACAGAGAGTTGATAGTCACAGTGGCTGAGATGAAAAAGAGGCTCCCCTCAGACAAACGGAGCCGCAGCAAAGCCAGCACTGTGGAGGCCTTACATTATGCCCTCAACTGTGTCAAGCAGGTGCAAG CCAACAGTGAATACTACAAACTGCTAATGCGAAATGGGCAGGATGAGAGGAGAGATGCCACTGTTTGCACTCTTGAAGAGCTGGAGAGGGTCACCTCTGAGCACACCCTTAAAAATACG GATTCCTTCGTGGTGGTTTTCTCGCTGTCAAGCGGCCGCGTGCTGTACGCATCGGATCAGGCCCCCAGCATCATGAGCTGCAAGAGGAGGTTTCTGGAGTCCGCAAAGTTTGTGGAGCTTCTCTTTCACCAAGATGTTACCGTCTTTTACTCGCACACGGCACAGCCGCATTTGCCACCATGGAGCAACTCACACAAAG CTGGAGTTCTCTTCGATAGTGCCCAGGTCAAGTCCTTCTTCTGCAGAATCAG gGGCGGGAAGGATCGTGAGGGGGAGATGCGATACAATCCGTTTCGAGTCACTCCTTACATGCTGAGGGTTCAGGGAACTGGGAGCAGTGGGGAGGATGAGGAACCATGCTGCCTGGCACTGGCTGAACGCATCATCTCTGGAtatgaag CACCTCGGATCCCTATGGAGAAGCGCATTTTCACCACAACACACTCCCCCGGCTGTGTGTTCTTGGAAGTTGATGACAG AGCTGTGCCTTTGCTCGGATACCTTCCTCAGGACCTGATTGGCACATCATTGCTGACCTGCATTCACCCAGAAGACCGTCCCCTCATGCTGTCTATGCACAGGAAAG TATTGAAGTATGCCGGCCAGTCTCCATTTGAGCACTCTCCGGTGCGTCTGCGCTGCCAAAATGGAGACTATATCACCTTGGACACCAGCTGGTCAAGCTTTATTAACCCATGGAGTCGTAAGGTGGCCTTCATCATCGGGCGGCACAAAGTCAGGAC GAGTCCTCTAAATGAGGATGTGTTTGCTGCGTGGACAAGGGAGGATTTTCCGGTCACTCATGAGGAAATAAAAGATCTCCAAGCAAAGATCTATAAGCTTTTCCTGCAG CCGGTCCACAACAATGGCTCCAGTGGTTATGGTAGTTTGGGAAGTAACGGCTCTCATGAGCACTACATCAGCATTGCCTCCTCGAGTGACAGTAATGGCAACCTGTGGGAGGATTCACACCGAGAGCCG ATGACCTTGCAGCAGATCTGTGCTGATGTAAACAGAGCGCAGTGTTGGGGTCAGCAGCCACATCAGGATTCCAGCCGCGTAACTACTTCTCATGGCAAACGTACAACAG CACCTCTGCCTCCCTCAGCCGCCAAGCCCGAGGTCAAAGAAAACCAAGAAAGCAGGAAGCAAACGCACATTCCCTCCTATCAGCAAATCAACTGTGTGGACAATATCTTTCG ATATCTGGAGGGCTGTGCTGGTCCAGCCCTGAAGCGGAAGAGCGAATCCCGTTCTTTGGCcacctcttcttcctcatcctcTACCTCAGAAGATGACAAGCCTGCGGGTGCCACTGATGCCGGTCCGGCCAGTTCAAATG TGATTGTGTTGGACAGTGAGGTGTCAGTGGGCCCTAGAGCTGCCGCTGTTGTCGGGGCCCCTCTAACAGACATCACCATGTCCACTATGGCCATGAGTGTTGTCTCGGTCACTAGCCAGTGTTCATACAGCAGCACCATCGTCCATGTGCCGCAGCCTGAGTCAG AGGCCACAGCTCTGGAGGATACCCCGATGGGCAGTGAGCCTGCTGATGCTGCTACAACCCCTGTCCGTCCAGCCCCAAGCCCCACCACAGAAGAGCGAAGATTTTTAGGTCTCACCAAAGAGGTGCTGTCGGCCCACACCCAGAAGGAAGAACAACAATATGTGGATCGGTTCCGCCATTGCATCCTTCAGAGCCCTTACAGCTCCTATCTGCAGCTGGACAACAGCTCAATGGATCACTCCCACCAACCAG GAGACTACCCACGTCAGTTGAATACTAAAGGTTGGAATCGCTCTCGAAGAGGAAAGCCAAGATGCAAGCGACCCAAGCCCCCGGGTTCTTCAGACAGCTATGCTTCCCCAGCGGCGCCCCCTTGCCGTGTTCCTAACTCCTCCTGGCCCTCCTCGGAATCATCGCAGCCCCAGATGCGAGCATCCCTTAGTCAAACGTCCCCACTCCAGGTGTCGTTCCTTCCTGTCACAGGAAAGCCTGGCATGGAGCAACCCCCCAGACCACAACAGACTCTTGGAGCAACTCCTATGATGCTGCAGCCTCCTGACCAACTCAACTACAGCTTTAACATCATGCAATCTGGTCAGAGCCAGCCAGGCATGCAACCGCTCCAGATGGAGCCCATTCAAAATCTGCAGAATATCCAGAATTTTCACAACCTGCAGCCAGTGGCCTCGACCCAGAGCTTTAACCCTTACGTGGCTCCTGTCATGGCTGTCGTCCTGCCCAACTATCCAACTTTCACTCCAGGTTTCCCATCCATTTACCCGCCGGCCGTTCCGTCGATTGTGCCCCAAGCACCCATCAACATGACTGGCTATGCACCTGGCAGTGCCTCCTTCCCACAGCCCCAGTACCAGGCCCAGCCTGGCCCTCACATACAGACATCCCCTGGCCTTCTTCTCTGCTCACCACGAGCTAGCTCTTCTGTAGGGGATGAAGAGGAAGCAGCTGAGCCTCGGGCTTTATTCTCCAGCTCTCGTTCGAGTTCCCCTCTTCAACTCAACCTGCTACAAGAGGAACTTCCCAAGCCGAGTGAGAGGCAGAGCAGCACTGGACACAACCACGCTGAAAGCCTCCATGAACAACACACCAATGAG GTTGATGCCCCCTGTGATTCTGGTAATCATGATGCCCAGTCAACATCCAGTGAGTTGCTTGACTTGCTGCTACAGGAGGATGCCAGGTCAGGGACTGGCTCCAATGCTTCGGGTTCTGGATCAGGAGAGTCTGGAGGTTCATTGGGGTCGGGATCTGGCTCCAATGGAACATCTACCTCACACACCG GCAGTAGCAACAGCAGCAAGTACTTTGCCAGCAATGATTCATCAGACACATCACGCAAAGCTCGCAAGAGCCAAGAGGCCCAGGAACAGCACCCACACAGCTTCGACGCTCGGGTGGAGAATTCCCTGTGGAGCATTATCCAGCACACACCCGAGCATGTCATGATGACGTACCAGGTTCGCACCAG GGACCAGAGTGAGGTGTTGGCAGAAGACAGAGAGAAGCTTCGAGCGCTTCAACCCCATCAGCCCTGGTTCAGCCAGGAGCAGAGACAGGAGCTTGCTGTGGTCCATCCTTGGATCCGGCGGCATACCGTCCCACGGGAAATAGACACACAG GGTTGTGTGAGCTGCAACTCAAGTGCTGGTGTGGCCCAGTCCCCTCACCCACCTGCCCCAGACAGTTCATCACCAGTGGAGAGCCCTCAGCTGGACTCCACTGGATCTTTGGCTGGCACTTAA